From Diadema setosum chromosome 5, eeDiaSeto1, whole genome shotgun sequence, the proteins below share one genomic window:
- the LOC140229169 gene encoding late histone H2B.L3-like, which translates to MPPKAQAAGKKGSKKAKAPRPSGDKKRRRRRKESYGIYIYKVLKQVHPDTGISSRAMSIMNSFVNDVFERIAAEASRLAHYNKKSTITSREVQTAVRLLLPGELAKHAVSEGTKAVTKYTTSK; encoded by the coding sequence ATGCCACCTAAAGCACAAGCTGCCGGAAAGAAGGGCTCCAAGAAGGCCAAGGCTCCCAGGCCTAGCGGAGACAAGAAGAGGCGCAGGAGGCGAAAGGAAagctacggcatctacatctacaaaGTGCTGAAGCAGGTCCACCCCGACACTGGTATCTCCAGCCGTGCCATGTCCATCATGAACAGCTTCGTCAACGACGTCTTCGAGCGCATCGCTGCCGAGGCCTCCCGCCTTGCCCACTATAACAAGAAGTCGACCATCACCAGCCGTGAGGTCCAGACCGCTGTCCGTCTCCTCCTCCCCGGTGAGCTGGCCAAGCACGCCGTGTCCGAGGGCACCAAGGCCGTCACCAAGTACACCACCTCCAAGTAA
- the LOC140229170 gene encoding late histone H2A.L3-like yields MSGRGKGAGKARAKAKSRSARAGLQFPVGRVHRFLRKGNYAERVGAGAPVYLAAVLEYLAAEILELAGNAARDNKKTRIIPRHLQLAVRNDEELNKLLSGVTIAQGGVLPNIQAVLLPKKTAKAAK; encoded by the coding sequence ATGTCTGGTCGTGGTAAAGGTGCAGGAAAGGCCCGTGCTAAGGCCAAGAGCCGATCCGCCCGAGCAGGTCTTCAGTTCCCCGTCGGTCGTGTTCATCGATTCCTCCGCAAGGGAAACTACGCTGAGCGAGTTGGTGCAGGTGCTCCAGTCTACCTGGCCGCCGTCTTGGAGTACCTCGCCGCTGAAATCCTCGAGTTGGCTGGCAACGCTGCCCGTGACAACAAGAAGACGAGGATCATCCCCCGTCATCTTCAGCTCGCCGTCCGCAACGACGAGGAGTTGAACAAGCTCCTCAGCGGAGTGACCATCGCCCAGGGTGGTGTGCTGCCAAACATCCAGGCCGTGCTCCTCCCCAAGAAGACCGCCAAGGCTGCCAAGTAA